From one Ctenopharyngodon idella isolate HZGC_01 chromosome 15, HZGC01, whole genome shotgun sequence genomic stretch:
- the LOC127495520 gene encoding olfactory receptor 52D1-like, giving the protein MENGANFTYIRLTGYLNLDFKMKYFLFAVITVLYSTIIFANSFLIGVICSAKALHKPMYLFLCSLFVNELYGSTALFPSLQVNLILNNNEISLIYCYLQIFCLYTYAMIEFCNLAVMSFDRFVSICYPLEYNSIMTPFRVGVLIALVWSYCFVQFLILFSFNSNLQLCGNIMDKVWCDNYLLVKLACSKTSLNNTYGIYVNVMTAMIPLTLILYSYTRILRICLSFTKEAKQKALSTCAPHIISLLNFSLGCFFETIQSRFDNIRMPALLRVIISVYFLMFQPVLSPIMYGIRLKNIRQVCKNLVVSKVGIT; this is encoded by the coding sequence ATGGAAAATGGTGCAAATTTTACATACATCAGACTAACTGGTTATCTTAATTTGGATTTCAAGATGAAGTACTTCTTGTTTGCTGTGATAACTGTGTTGTATTCTACAATCATATTTGCCAATAGCTTTCTTATTGGTGTTATTTGTTCAGCAAAAGCCCTTCATAAACCAATGTATCTGTTCCTCTGTAGTTTGTTTGTTAATGAATTGTATGGCAGCACAGCTTTATTTCCTTCCCTTCAAGTTAACCTGATTTTGAATAACAATGAGATTTCTCTTATTTATTGTTACTTACAGATTTTTTGCTTATACACATATGCAATGATTGAATTTTGTAATTTAGCAGTCATGTCTTTTGATAGATTTGTGTCCATCTGTTATCCATTAGAGTATAACAGTATCATGACCCCTTTTAGAGTGGGTGTGTTAATTGCATTGGTGTGGTCATATTGTTTCGTTCAATTCTTAattcttttctcttttaattCCAACTTACAACTGTGTGGAAACATTATGGACAAAGTATGGTGTGACAATTATTTACTTGTTAAACTTGCTTGTTCAAAAACCTCTTTGAATAATACTTATGGCATTTATGTTAATGTGATGACAGCAATGATCCCACTGACCCTAATTCTTTATTCATATACAAGAATTCTAAGAATATGTTTGAGTTTTACTAAAGAAGCAAAGCAGAAGGCTCTAAGCACATGTGCACCACACATCATTTCACTATTGAACTTTTCTTTGGGCTGCTTCTTTGAAACAATCCAAAGCAGGTTTGATAATATCAGAATGCCAGCTTTGTTACGTGTAATAATTTCAGTCTATTTCTTGATGTTTCAGCCAGTGCTTAGCCCTATTATGTATGGAATAAGACTGAAAAATATTAGACAAGTATGTAAAAACTTGGTTGTATCAAAAGTAGGTATtacataa
- the LOC127495633 gene encoding olfactory receptor 142-like, whose translation MGNLSHFTTIILAGYIDIGNIKYLCFIVLILLFVAIIVANQLIIGVICKEKSLHEPMYVFLCSLSVNELYGCIALFPSLLSNMLLSKIPEVSLTLCHAQIFALYTYASVEFCNLAIMSYDRYVAICYPLEYHRIMSPARTVTLIALGWSLSIIKFSITLSVNVQLKLCGNVLDKVWCDNYMLVKLACSDTTVNNISGIIGTTMTIVAPLALILFSYTKILRVCIKSTREKSQKALSTCTPHIVSLVNFSIGCSFEVIQSRFEKVPVPPVLRVILSIYFLMCPPLINPIMYGMRLSKIKRALKKIIYPRNHIKPVSQ comes from the coding sequence ATGGGTAATTTATCTCATTTTACAACCATTATATTGGCTGGTTACATTGATATTGGGAATATTAAGTATTTATGTTTCATTGTCTTGATCCTGTTGTTTGTTGCAATCATAGTGgcaaatcaattaattattgGAGTAATATGTAAGGAGAAGTCCCTGCATGAACctatgtatgtttttttatgcAGTTTGTCTGTAAATGAACTTTATGGCTGCATTGCTTTATTCCCATCCCTTCTAAGTAATATGCTACTGTCAAAGATCCCAGAAGTTTCACTCACCCTTTGTCACGCTCAGATATTTGCTTTGTACACTTATGCATCAGTAGAATTCTGTAATTTAGCAATCATGTCTTATGACAGGTATGTAGCCATCTGTTACCCGTTAGAATATCACAGAATCATGTCTCCTGCCAGGACAGTTACATTGATTGCTCTGGGGTGGTCATTATCAATTATAAAATTCTCCATTACTTTATCAGTGAATGTACAGCTAAAGTTGTGTGGAAATGTATTGGACAAAGTATGGTGTGACAACTACATGCTTGTAAAACTGGCATGCTCAGACACCACAGTAAACAATATCTCTGGCATAATTGGTACCACCATGACCATTGTTGCTCCTCTGGCATTAATTTTGTTCTCATATACAAAAATTTTAAGAGTCTGCATAAAGTCCACACGAGAAAAGTCCCAAAAAGCTTTAAGCACATGTACTCCCCACATTGTCTCTCTGGTGAATTTCTCCATTGGCTGTTCATTTGAAGTGATCCAAAGCAGATTTGAAAAGGTGCCTGTGCCTCCTGTACTACGTGTGATTCTTTCAATTTATTTTCTGATGTGTCCGCCACTCATCAATCCTATCATGTATGGTATGAGactttctaaaataaaaagggcacttaaaaaaattatttacccCAGGAACCATATAAAACCTGTATCACAATAG
- the LOC127495629 gene encoding olfactory receptor 52K1-like: protein MILPSLNITLIFTNYGPPGALNYGAFVISLAVYLTTVFANITLMLVICLDTSLHKPMYIFLFNLAINGLIGSSAVLPKIMENLVDDMKDILYTDCILQVFFINVYATCAYAILTLMAYDRYVSICKPLQYHNIMTPAKIRLLLFIVYCVPFCSLAVQVYLTSRLPMCRYTINKLFCDNLAVVNLSCAKNTWGDLYGICLVIAFVVLPLIFVILSYVRILFVSLNASVNAQKKALKTCTPHLITFINFSLASLFSVIYNRFNFGLSKEVNVFMSIHFILIPPLLHPLIYGIRTKEISNSLTKMLQRKIFALGFNLKTEQRCNDAVFISTK, encoded by the coding sequence ATGATTCTGCCAAGTTTGAACATCACTCTGATTTTTACCAATTATGGACCACCTGGTGCACTTAATTATGGAGCTTTTGTAATCTCTCTTGCAGTCTATCTTACAACTGTTTTTGCAAATATAACACTGATGCTGGTGATCTGCTTGGACACATCTCTCCATAAGCCCatgtacatatttttattcaaccTGGCTATTAATGGACTAATCGGATCATCTGCTGTACTTCCTAAAATAATGGAGAATCTTGTTGATGATATGAaagatatactgtatactgACTGTATTCttcaagtattttttattaatgtttatgcaACATGTGCTTATGCAATACTGACACTTATGGCATATGACAGGTATGTTTCAATTTGCAAGCCTCTACAATACCACAATATCATGACTCCGGCTAAAATTAGACTTCTGCTTTTCATTGTGTACTGTGTTCCTTTTTGCTCTTTAGCTGTACAGGTGTATCTTACATCGAGGTTGCCTATGTGCAGGTATACAATAAACAAGTTGTTTTGTGACAATTTGGCCGTTGTTAATCTCTCCTGTGCCAAAAATACCTGGGGAGATCTGTACGGCATTTGTCTGGTAATTGCTTTTGTTGTTCTACCTCTAATCTTTGTCATCTTATCATATGTGCGGATATTATTTGTCTCTTTGAATGCATCAGTAAACGCCCAAAAGAAGGCTCTAAAAACATGCACAccacatttgattacttttattaatttttcattgGCCTCTCTTTTTTCTGTGATATACAATCGATTTAATTTCGGTCTTTCAAAAGAAGTTAATGTGTTTATGTCGATTCATTTTATCCTGATCCCTCCACTTCTACATCCACTTATTTATGGAATTAGAACAAAGGAGATCAGCAATAGCCTCACAAAAATGttacaaagaaaaatatttgCACTTGGTTTTAATTTAAAGACTGAACAAAGGTGTAATGATGCAGTTTTTATTTCTACTAAATAA
- the LOC127495635 gene encoding olfactory receptor 6N1-like, producing MQPPLENESIVLVFTLSGLNETMGKRFVFFSLTALYYPLIVLCNVAIIYTVISHKRLHEPMYVFICNLCMNGLFGTAGFYPKFMYDLLSQYHVISYAGCLIQIFVIYSSVLCDFSTLAVMAYDRYVAICRPLEYHSIMTNQRVLECILFCWLSPFFCMCVGIVLTSRLKLCGSSIEKLYCENWSVVKLSCFSTTVNNVIGYVIIIIYFGHAILIFCSYIHLIGKCRKSKEGKHKFIQTCVPHLLALLNVTVALLFDVLYTRYGSKNLPQDVRNFMSLEFLLIPPILNPLIYGLNLTRLRKQVMRVFFKKEVEISD from the coding sequence ATGCAGCCACCTCTAGAGAATGAATCCATTGTCTTAGTATTTACACTCTCTGGACTAAATGAAACGATGGGGAAaagatttgtgtttttttctttgactGCATTGTATTATCCATTAATTGTGTTGTGCAATGTAGCCATAATTTACACTGTAATCTCGCATAAGAGGCTTCATGAGCCAATGTAtgtctttatatgtaatttgtGTATGAATGGACTTTTTGGCACTGCTGGATTCTACCCTAAATTCATGTATGATTTATTATCCCAGTATCATGTGATTTCTTATGCTGGATGTCTGATTCAgatatttgtcatttattcaTCTGTTCTGTGTGACTTTTCAACATTAGCAGTGATGGCATATGACAGATATGTGGCAATATGTAGACCACTAGAGTATCATTCaataatgaccaatcagagggtTCTTGAATGTATCCTTTTCTGCTGGCTTTCTCCatttttttgcatgtgtgttGGAATTGTATTAACATCAAGACTAAAATTATGTGGCTCTAGTATTGAAAAGCTATATTGTGAAAATTGGTCAGTTGTTAAACTTTCCTGTTTTTCTACAACAGTAAATAATGTGATTGGGTATGTaatcattattatatattttggacATGCAATATTGATATTTTGCTCATACATTCACTTGATTGGAAAATGCAGAAAGTCAAAAGAGGGCAAGCATAAATTCATACAAACATGTGTACCACATCTTCTTGCACTGCTCAATGTGACTGTTGCATTGCTGTTTGACGTGCTGTACACTCGTTATGGTTCAAAGAATTTGCCGCAGGATGTGCGTAATTTCATGTCCCTGGAATTTTTACTCATACCACCTATTTTAAACCCCCTCATTTATGGACTAAATCTGACAAGACTACGGAAGCAGGTCATGAgagtatttttcaaaaaagaagTAGAAATATCTGATTGA